A region from the Acidobacteriota bacterium genome encodes:
- a CDS encoding DNA-binding response regulator, whose translation VHAVDYLLKPYDKERFAKALVHALQVVEQRGTANRGLEPLLQSLRSLRPLERFVVNDKKRIFFVPVANVLWIEATGNYACIHTASDSHLLRDTLAHLEEKLAPHHFIRVRKSAIVNGACISEIRPMFDGVYDIVLAEGTVVTSSRRYAHKLRALLES comes from the coding sequence AAGTCCACGCTGTTGACTATCTGTTGAAGCCATATGATAAGGAGCGATTTGCCAAGGCCCTGGTTCACGCACTCCAGGTCGTCGAACAGCGCGGGACAGCAAATCGAGGTCTCGAACCACTGCTCCAATCCCTCCGTAGTCTCCGCCCATTGGAACGCTTTGTGGTGAACGACAAGAAGCGGATTTTCTTCGTTCCCGTTGCTAACGTTTTGTGGATCGAAGCCACGGGAAACTATGCCTGCATACACACCGCCAGCGACAGTCACCTGTTGCGGGACACCCTGGCACACCTGGAAGAAAAGCTGGCGCCACACCACTTCATCCGCGTGCGGAAATCGGCCATCGTGAACGGCGCCTGCATTAGCGAGATTCGTCCGATGTTCGATGGGGTTTACGACATCGTACTGGCAGAAGGAACGGTGGTCACGTCGAGCCGCAGATACGCTCACAAGTTACGAGCTCTGCTGGAATCCTAG